The following are encoded together in the Primulina tabacum isolate GXHZ01 chromosome 18, ASM2559414v2, whole genome shotgun sequence genome:
- the LOC142533505 gene encoding PHD finger-containing protein 1-like yields METICLQCGNKGYDNAFVFCVKCVAFAVHRYCLDVVPEDFDEFVRWVCDDCEAERQNRKVSSRKNFEKDGNVTIETKERVYEDFPRHLYDPCRKFDLIECHKASNESSFEEFRGLNNEENEKTKQNSQQLEQVEDGHNKTQPDKLLDFIPLKANMKRKRSKVNKSTMKKIYSNSSKKPFVECQNIDHDKPFKLASDDPIACEVKEKKISELGMMENPVLSCNISSKSSKKKKKTLLSPETNLEEQNQENNGVEFVNHCVGMKMEGGIICTSIGHKENGGLEVGKEFPKDTNMLECSTCAEPIITPIWSGTFNLSGKRRDILDGLKGHVSSKACQKVYEEISLFQQELHLKMLPHSNVWPKRFELSDPNEEDIAVFFFPSKISEPAYDQLIDEMRDKELALKGVVQNAEILIFTSMVLPLLYWRFDKKYYLWGVFRAKQPPSIESQFTYCETME; encoded by the exons ATG GAGACAATATGTTTGCAGTGTGGCAATAAAGGATATGACAATGCTTTTGTATTTTGTGTCAAATGTGTGGCTTTTGCTGTCCATCG ataTTGTTTGGATGTAGTAccagaagattttgatgaattTGTTCGTTGGGTTTGTGATGACTGCGAAGCAGAACGACAGAACCGAAAGGTTTCTTCTCGAAAAAATTTCGAAAAAGATGGTAATGTAACAATTGAGACCAAGGAACGTGTCTATGAGGATTTCCCTCGACATTTATACGATCCTTGTAGAAAGTTCGACTTGATTGAATGTCACAAAGCATCCAATGAGAGTTCTTTTGAGGAATTCAGAGGGTTGAACAATGAGGAAAATGAAAAAACCAAGCAGAACTCCCAACAGCTTGAGCAAGTAGAAGATGGGCATAACAAGACGCAGCCAGATAagttattagattttattcccCTGAAAGCGAACATGAAGAGAAAGAGAAGCAAGGTTAATAAATCTACTATGAAGAAAATCTACAGTAACTCCTCCAAGAAACCTTTTGTGGAATGCCAAAACATAGACCATGACAAGCCTTTTAAATTGGCTAGTGATGATCCAATAGCTTGTGAAGTGAAGGAAAAGAAAATTTCTGAGCTTGGGATGATGGAGAATCCTGTGTTATCATGTAATATATCTTCCAAAAgttcaaagaagaagaagaaaactcTTCTGTCGCCAGAAACTAATTTGGAGGAGCAAAATCAGGAAAACAATGGAGTCGAATTTGTAAATCATTGTGTTGGCATGAAGATGGAGGGCGGGATCATCTGCACAAGCATTGGCCACAAGGAGAATGGAGGATTAGAAGTTGGAAAAGAGTTTCCTAAAGATACAAATATGCTTGAATGTTCTACATGTGCTGAACCAATAATCACGCCAATTTGGAG TGGAACTTTTAACTTGTCTGGGAAAAGACGCGACATTCTTgatggactcaaaggtcacgtTTCTAGCAAAGCATGCCAGAAAGTGTACGAGGAAATAAGCTTGTTTCAACAGGAACTTCACCTGAAAATGCTTCCACACTCTAATGTATGGCCAAAACGTTTTGAGTTATCAGATCCCAATGAAGAAGATATCGCTGTCTTTTTCTTTCCATCCAAGATAAG TGAACCTGCTTATGATCAATTGATTGATGAAATGAGGGATAAAGAACTCGCTTTAAAAGGCGTTGTTCAGAATGCGGAGATCTTGATCTTTACTTCCATGGTTTTGCCACTATTGTACTGGA GATTTGACAAGAAGTATTATCTATGGGGCGTATTTAGGGCGAAGCAACCCCCGTCCATTGAATCCCAATTCACATACTGTGAAACTATGGAATGA
- the LOC142532640 gene encoding tubby-like F-box protein 8 encodes MSFRSLARDLRDSIGSLSRRGFEVRLAGHHRGKSHGAVHELHDQPVVIQSSSWAGLPPELLRDVIKRLEESEGTWPGRRHVVACAAVCRSWRQMCLEIVQSPELCGKLTFPVSLKQPGPRDGTVQCFIKRDKLNLNYHLFLCLSPALLVENGKFLLSAKRNRKTTCTEYVISMDADRISRSSRSYIGKLRSNFLGTKFMIYDTQPPYNSSNILAPDNTFRRFHSKKVSPKVPSGSHYIAQIIYELNVLGTRGPRKMQCIMHSIPLSALEPGATVPGQPERLPRSLDDSFRSISFSKSMGSSTEFGSARFSDMVISSYVDEDATKERPLVLKNKPPRWHEQLQCWCLNFRGRVTVASVKNFQLIAASQPAAGAPTPSQTTQFDHDKVILQFGKVGKDMFTMDYRYPLSAFQAFAICLSSFDTKLACE; translated from the exons ATGTCATTTCGTAGCCTAGCTCGTGACTTAAGGGATAGTATTGGAAGCTTATCGAGACGGGGTTTTGAGGTGCGGCTTGCTGGTCATCACCGTGGTAAGTCTCATGGTGCTGTTCACGAGTTACATGATCAGCCTGTAGTCATACAGAGCAGCAGCTGGGCTGGTCTTCCTCCAGAATTACTTCGCGACGTGATTAAGAGGTTGGAGGAGAGCGAGGGTACCTGGCCTGGTCGGAGACATGTAGTCGCCTGTGCAGCTGTCTGCAGATCGTGGAGGCAGATGTGCCTGGAAATCGTTCAGAGTCCCGAACTTTGTGGAAAACTGACCTTTCCCGTGTCTCTCAAACAA CCTGGCCCGCGAGATGGAACTGTCCAATGTTTTATTAAGAGAGACAAGTTGAATTTGAATTACCATCTGTTCCTTTGTCTAAGCCCTG CTTTACTCGTAGAGAATGGTAAATTCCTTCTTTCTGCAAAACGGAATCGCAAAACAACTTGTACAGAGTATGTAATCTCAATGGATGCTGATAGAATATCAAGGTCAAGTCGCAGTTACATTGGAAAACTTAG GTCAAATTTTCTTGGTACCAAGTTCATGATATACGATACACAGCCACCATACAACAGCTCCAATATTCTCGCTCCTGATAATACCTTCCGTAGGTTCCACTCTAAGAAAGTTTCTCCAAAAGTCCCGAGTGGAAGTCACTATATTGCTCAAATCATATACGAACTTAATGTTCTAGGCACGCGGGGCCCACGTAAAATGCAATGTATCATGCACTCTATCCCTCTTTCCGCACTGGAGCCTGGTGCTACTGTCCCTGGTCAACCCGAACGCCTTCCCCGGTCTCTAGATGATTCATTCAGGAGTATTTCCTTTTCCAAATCAATGGGTAGCTCCACAGAATTTGGTAGTGCTAGGTTTTCAGACATGGTCATCAGTTCATACGTGGACGAGGATGCCACAAAAGAAAGACCTTTGGTTCTGAAGAACAAACCACCGAGATGGCATGAACAGTTGCAGTGTTGGTGCCTCAATTTCCGAGGGCGAGTGACTGTTGCTtctgtcaagaatttccagCTTATCGCTGCCTCGCAACCTGCTGCTGGTGCACCTACACCATCTCAAACAACCCAATTTGATCATGATAAGGTCATTTTGCAATTTGGTAAGGTTGGTAAAGATATGTTCACCATGGATTATCGGTACCCTTTATCTGCGTTTCAGGCCTTTGCCATCTGTTTAAGCAGCTTCGATACCAAGCTGGCATGTGAATAA
- the LOC142532883 gene encoding protein MKS1-like produces the protein MYIYAYQIIYFIILTTTISDSLNSATMDMPDIPFVRSPRREIQGPRPTPLKVRKDSHKIRKPPVAPPPAAAGAQHHYLHAQPRPPVIIYTVSPKIIHANPNEFMSLVQRLTGPNSSSATISSPSVPYSSSSFQFQDNPGAISPAARLASIEKTRSPEGRKALQVVDYDVGSIQGIEIGSGIQRTGQFPGILSPNPNTLPPIPPNFFSPPSDSNPLNFFPDFSPALHSNRSYLDNSFLLPSPSTLFSPQINMPSPNTLHLFNTLFDL, from the coding sequence ATGTATATATACGCATATCAAATTATATACTTTATTATCCTCACCACCACCATCTCCGATTCATTGAATTCAGCCACCATGGACATGCCGGATATCCCATTTGTCCGTTCTCCCAGACGTGAGATTCAAGGGCCCCGACCAACGCCACTCAAAGTACGCAAAGACTCCCACAAGATCAGGAAACCACCAGTAGCGCCGCCTCCGGCGGCGGCGGGGGCTCAGCATCACTACCTCCACGCGCAGCCTCGCCCGCCTGTCATTATATACACAGTATCCCCCAAGATAATCCATGCAAACCCTAATGAGTTCATGTCCCTGGTACAGCGTTTGACCGGTCCAAACTCCTCATCCGCGACAATTAGTTCCCCCTCAGTGCCTTACTCCTCCTCGTCTTTCCAGTTTCAAGATAATCCCGGGGCAATTTCCCCGGCGGCGCGTTTGGCTTCCATCGAGAAGACCAGGTCACCAGAAGGAAGAAAAGCGCTGCAGGTTGTTGATTATGATGTAGGATCGATCCAAGGGATAGAGATAGGATCAGGTATCCAGAGGACTGGACAATTTCCAGGTATCTTATCCCCCAATCCAAATACTCTTCCTCCAATCCCACCAAATTTCTTCTCCCCTCCATCTGATTCAAATCCCCTAAACTTTTTTCCTGATTTCAGTCCTGCTTTACACAGTAACAGAAGTTATTTAGATAATAGTTTCCTCCTCCCAAGCCCTTCAACTTTATTTTCACCTCAAATCAACATGCCTTCTCCAAATACTTTACATCTTTTCAATACTTTGTTTGACCTTTAa